From Cyanobacteriota bacterium, one genomic window encodes:
- a CDS encoding phage Gp37/Gp68 family protein, producing the protein MSSSNTGIEWTDKTWNPTTGCNKVSP; encoded by the coding sequence ATGTCAAGCAGCAACACTGGTATTGAATGGACTGACAAGACTTGGAACCCTACTACTGGTTGTAATAAGGTGAGTCC